Proteins encoded by one window of Actinocorallia herbida:
- a CDS encoding SRPBCC family protein, whose product MTATTNKTQIEADPRLPTIKIIRDFDAPPELVYRVWADPELVARWLGPRDIQNHIDTWDLRRGGSWRYASTREGEEIASFYGSFHEVRENERIVQTFTYEGWPDGVCLETVTFEDLGDGRTRTVAFSVTDTMEARDGMIASGMETGVVEGYEKIDEILAEGAA is encoded by the coding sequence ATGACCGCGACCACCAACAAGACCCAGATCGAAGCGGACCCCCGGCTGCCCACGATCAAGATCATCCGGGACTTCGACGCGCCGCCCGAACTCGTCTACCGGGTCTGGGCCGATCCCGAGCTCGTCGCGCGGTGGCTCGGCCCCCGCGACATCCAGAACCACATCGACACCTGGGACCTCCGCCGCGGCGGCAGCTGGCGCTACGCCTCCACCCGCGAAGGCGAGGAGATCGCGAGCTTCTACGGCTCCTTCCACGAAGTCCGCGAGAACGAGCGCATCGTCCAGACGTTCACCTACGAAGGCTGGCCCGACGGAGTCTGCCTCGAGACCGTCACCTTCGAAGACCTCGGCGACGGCAGGACCCGCACCGTCGCCTTCAGCGTCACCGACACCATGGAAGCCCGCGACGGCATGATCGCCAGCGGCATGGAGACCGGCGTCGTCGAGGGCTACGAGAAGATCGACGAGATCCTCGCCGAAGGCGCCGCCTGA
- a CDS encoding SDR family NAD(P)-dependent oxidoreductase — protein sequence MTTTIVTGGASGIGAAIAAELIARGDTVVLADLNGTGAAEVAERLTAAGPGKAFGAALDVTDAAAVRELYEGVARDHAGLDLVFNNAGIAIAGLAEELTLDHWNRAIDINLKGVVHGVDAAYRIMRGQGRGHIVNTASLAGLVPMPMGIPYTATKHAVVGLTLALRAEAAVLGIRVGALCPGFIATNLLRTVNAGLPETGMSSKADAEVPKIYPADKLAKVVMKGVRRNKAVIVAPAYGRLAWLGARLSPAGAVRASRLAADGYRKEHGI from the coding sequence ATGACCACGACCATCGTCACCGGGGGCGCCTCCGGTATCGGCGCCGCGATCGCCGCCGAGCTCATCGCGCGCGGCGACACCGTCGTCCTCGCCGACCTCAACGGGACCGGCGCCGCCGAAGTCGCCGAGCGGCTCACCGCGGCCGGTCCCGGCAAGGCCTTCGGCGCCGCCCTCGACGTCACCGACGCCGCCGCGGTCCGCGAGCTGTACGAGGGGGTCGCCCGCGACCACGCCGGGCTCGACCTGGTCTTCAACAACGCGGGCATCGCCATCGCCGGGCTCGCCGAGGAGCTCACCCTCGACCACTGGAACCGGGCGATCGACATCAACCTGAAGGGCGTCGTCCACGGCGTCGACGCCGCCTACCGGATCATGCGCGGGCAGGGCCGGGGCCACATCGTCAACACCGCGTCCCTCGCCGGGCTGGTCCCCATGCCGATGGGCATCCCGTACACCGCCACGAAGCACGCCGTCGTCGGCCTCACCCTCGCCCTGCGCGCCGAGGCCGCCGTGCTCGGCATCAGGGTCGGCGCGCTCTGCCCCGGCTTCATCGCCACGAACCTCCTGCGGACCGTCAACGCGGGCCTGCCGGAGACCGGGATGAGCAGCAAGGCCGACGCCGAGGTGCCCAAGATCTATCCCGCCGACAAACTCGCCAAGGTCGTGATGAAGGGCGTGCGCCGCAACAAGGCGGTCATCGTCGCCCCCGCCTACGGCCGCCTCGCCTGGCTCGGCGCCCGTCTCTCCCCCGCCGGCGCCGTCCGCGCCTCCCGCCTCGCCGCCGACGGCTATCGCAAGGAACACGGGATCTAG
- a CDS encoding DUF523 domain-containing protein: MERVLVSSCLLGAAVRYDGRAKTNTSAILARWRAEGRIVGFCPELAGGLGVPRPPAELRDGGVVTEAGGDVTEAFRRGARQALEAAERAGVKVAVLKEGSPSCGSHQIADGTFTGTKIPGSGITTDLLRAHGIHVFSENELEEADRWLTR, encoded by the coding sequence ATGGAACGGGTGCTGGTGAGCTCCTGCCTTCTCGGGGCCGCGGTGCGCTACGACGGGCGGGCCAAGACGAACACGTCGGCCATTCTCGCCAGGTGGCGCGCCGAGGGGCGGATCGTTGGATTCTGTCCCGAGCTGGCGGGCGGGCTCGGGGTGCCGCGGCCACCCGCCGAACTCCGCGACGGCGGCGTGGTGACGGAGGCCGGCGGAGACGTGACCGAGGCCTTTCGACGCGGTGCCCGCCAGGCCCTGGAGGCCGCCGAGCGAGCCGGTGTCAAGGTCGCCGTCCTGAAGGAGGGCAGTCCCTCTTGCGGTAGCCACCAGATCGCCGACGGCACCTTCACCGGCACCAAGATCCCCGGATCCGGAATCACCACGGACCTTCTCCGCGCTCACGGCATCCACGTCTTCAGCGAGAACGAACTCGAGGAAGCCGACAGATGGCTGACCCGCTGA
- a CDS encoding pyridoxal phosphate-dependent aminotransferase, protein MPVKQSDKLTNVCYEIRGPVLKRAKQIEDAGHPVLKLNIGNPAPFGFEAPPEILQDVIQNLGQAHGYSDSKGLLSARRAVVQHYEGQGFTGLDVEDVYLGNGVSELIVMSLQALLNNGDEVLIPAPDYPLWTAAVALGGGTPVHYLCDESEDWQPSLEDLERKITARTRAIVLINPNNPTGAVYSRETLGRIAELARRHDLILFSDEIYDRILYDDAVHTSIATLAPDLLCLTFSGLSKSYRVAGFRSGWVVLSGPKRGAASYIEGLDLIANMRLCPNAPAQHAIQAALGGRQSIRDLVLPGGRLLEQRDRAVKLLNGIPGVSCVEPKGSLYVFPHLDPLVYPIADDVKFCLDLLEEQKLLIVHGSGFNWPRPDHFRFVTLPYADVLEEAIGRFAEFLEPRMLR, encoded by the coding sequence ATGCCGGTGAAACAGTCGGACAAGCTGACCAACGTCTGCTATGAGATCAGGGGCCCGGTCCTCAAGCGCGCCAAGCAGATCGAGGACGCCGGGCATCCGGTGCTGAAGCTGAACATCGGCAATCCCGCGCCGTTCGGCTTCGAGGCGCCGCCGGAGATCCTCCAGGACGTCATCCAGAACCTCGGGCAGGCGCACGGGTACAGCGATTCCAAGGGGCTGCTGTCGGCCCGTCGCGCGGTGGTGCAGCACTACGAGGGCCAGGGGTTCACGGGTCTCGACGTCGAGGACGTGTATCTCGGCAACGGGGTCTCCGAGCTGATCGTCATGTCGCTCCAGGCGCTGCTGAACAACGGCGACGAGGTGCTGATCCCGGCGCCGGACTACCCGCTGTGGACCGCGGCGGTCGCGCTGGGCGGGGGCACCCCCGTTCATTACCTCTGTGACGAGTCCGAGGACTGGCAGCCGTCACTGGAGGACCTGGAGCGCAAGATCACCGCGCGGACCCGGGCGATCGTGCTGATCAACCCGAACAATCCGACGGGCGCGGTGTACTCGCGGGAGACCCTGGGCCGGATCGCGGAGCTGGCCAGGCGGCACGATCTGATCCTCTTCTCGGATGAGATCTACGACCGGATCCTCTACGACGACGCCGTCCACACCTCGATCGCGACGCTGGCGCCGGACCTGCTGTGCCTGACGTTCAGCGGCCTGTCGAAGTCCTACCGGGTCGCCGGGTTCCGATCGGGCTGGGTGGTGCTGTCCGGACCGAAGCGCGGGGCCGCCTCCTATATCGAGGGCCTCGACCTGATCGCCAACATGCGGCTGTGCCCGAACGCGCCGGCGCAGCACGCGATCCAGGCGGCGCTGGGCGGCCGGCAGAGCATCCGCGACCTGGTCCTGCCGGGTGGGCGGTTGCTGGAGCAGCGAGACAGGGCGGTCAAGCTACTGAACGGCATCCCGGGGGTGAGCTGCGTCGAGCCGAAGGGGTCGCTGTACGTCTTCCCCCACCTGGATCCGCTGGTCTATCCGATCGCCGACGACGTCAAGTTCTGCCTTGACCTCCTGGAGGAGCAGAAGCTCCTGATCGTGCACGGCAGCGGGTTCAACTGGCCGCGGCCGGATCACTTCCGGTTCGTCACCCTGCCTTACGCCGATGTGCTGGAGGAGGCCATCGGGCGGTTCGCGGAGTTCCTGGAGCCGCGCATGCTGCGCTGA
- a CDS encoding ArsR/SmtB family transcription factor: MEDARLSAVFAALADPTRRDIITRLATADATVGELAAPYDVSVQAVSKHVKVLEEAGLVSRTKDAQRRPVHLEAEVLDLMTGWLERYRRRAEERHTRIDALLAELQQGTDDHREGAAS, from the coding sequence ATGGAAGACGCAAGGCTGTCCGCGGTGTTCGCGGCGCTGGCCGACCCGACGAGGCGCGACATCATCACCCGTCTCGCCACCGCGGACGCGACGGTGGGGGAGCTCGCCGCCCCCTACGACGTGTCCGTCCAGGCCGTCTCCAAGCACGTCAAAGTGCTCGAAGAGGCGGGACTGGTCAGCCGGACCAAGGACGCCCAGCGACGCCCGGTCCACCTCGAAGCCGAAGTCCTCGACCTGATGACCGGATGGCTGGAGCGGTACCGCAGAAGGGCGGAAGAGCGGCACACGCGCATCGACGCGCTCCTCGCCGAACTCCAGCAAGGCACCGACGACCACAGAGAAGGGGCGGCATCATGA
- a CDS encoding ATP-binding protein, translating into MNEAERRALKELKAGLDWAATAEHAWRPSPYHVDGLHPRAEEMITDGIAAAARSRDASPLGVAVQGEGGTGKTHLLGWVRQTAERRGGYFFLVDFSFGAGEGFWPRVARAMVQDLDRVGPGGLATQAATLLRRLSLLADLDERQSAALSGEHPCTKDDVEALVRGLYRRDRALIARCADTLRALALVVSPDLEMGDIGRDYLGSVEESEPGERQEWGIGRRIPSPQDVVVDLSAVLALTGPSVIAIDQIDALLEHSSRTSVQDGDLQGQEKTLLEEVAGGLMELRHVTRRSLCLVASLPTSWLLVERQAVTTVQDRFRTSLMLGTITDAATAQALVERRLSAALEDSGFTPAWPGWPVTPEAYATAEARTPRELMKRIDAHLQACLRDAELRPLTSFATGSGSVPLTPGPPAPDRRSTAAFADLDARFAELKAGASVEAAFDHKAEDVLAPGLLAAGLTAWIREAGPAGRAFSVDPPPGRRPVLHARLRQTLDPVTERQRHWSFRMIGAAHHGSALKRLRDALTESGRGAAGERTLIIVRNLDWAEGPATREQLGVLTESGGKSLTIGNEDLRTFAALAGLLAEPHPDLDDWLAARRPAGRTEFLTDALAGAVPEEPGPAGEPDEAEEESANRVLPLPLPSPEPASGPYAPAPSPPSGLGGPESVPPLAFPVPQERAEPTRTNGTARPGPQGATVIPFSQHRAGPAHVTEPSLGPAPGAPFVVPFPPPGDSPAPPRTFVPSPSVLPFAPPPPAVRLPREDEPIRIGMRAGGEAAVTLDPAVLTRHTAIFAGSGSGKTVLIRRLVEECALRGVSSIVLDPNNDLARLGDAWPAPPEGWTDGDAGRAALYHEGTEVVVWTPGRAAGRPLSFQPLPDLTAVQDDPDEFTSALDLAMEELSPRAGTEANTAQAPVAKAVLREALAHFARRGGGNLTAFLALLGDLPFEASRIAGADEFALKLAQRLTAATINDPLFAGDGEPVDPRSLLTPGEGKRARISVISLAGLTEERRPDFVRRLQMALFSWIKRNPARDRPLGGLFVMDEAQTLAPATPRTPALASTLTLASQARKYGLGLVFATQAPKGLHNQVSGNATTQFIGRLNAPAQITAAKELARARGGGAARVGKLQRGQFYVASEGLPEALTQTPLCLSHHPAGPLNESEILARARRS; encoded by the coding sequence ATGAACGAGGCAGAACGCAGGGCGCTCAAGGAGCTGAAGGCGGGCCTGGACTGGGCGGCCACCGCGGAGCACGCCTGGCGCCCGTCGCCGTACCACGTCGACGGCCTGCACCCGCGCGCCGAGGAGATGATCACCGACGGCATCGCCGCCGCGGCGCGCTCCCGCGACGCGAGCCCGCTCGGCGTGGCGGTCCAGGGCGAGGGCGGCACCGGCAAGACCCACCTGCTCGGCTGGGTCCGCCAGACCGCGGAGCGGCGCGGCGGCTACTTCTTCCTCGTCGACTTCAGCTTCGGCGCGGGCGAGGGCTTCTGGCCGCGCGTCGCCCGCGCGATGGTCCAGGACCTCGACCGCGTCGGACCCGGCGGCCTCGCCACCCAGGCGGCCACACTCCTGCGCAGGCTCTCCCTTCTCGCGGACCTGGACGAACGGCAGTCGGCCGCGCTCTCGGGCGAGCACCCCTGCACCAAGGACGACGTCGAAGCGCTCGTCAGGGGTCTGTACCGGCGCGACCGCGCCCTCATCGCGCGCTGCGCCGACACCCTGCGCGCGCTGGCCCTCGTGGTGTCTCCGGATCTCGAAATGGGCGACATCGGCCGCGACTACCTGGGGTCGGTCGAGGAGTCCGAGCCCGGAGAGCGCCAGGAGTGGGGGATCGGCCGGAGGATCCCGAGCCCCCAGGACGTCGTGGTCGACCTGTCGGCGGTCCTCGCCCTCACCGGCCCCAGCGTCATCGCCATCGACCAGATAGACGCGCTGCTGGAGCACTCCTCGCGTACGTCCGTCCAAGACGGCGACCTCCAAGGCCAGGAAAAGACGCTCCTGGAGGAGGTGGCGGGCGGGCTGATGGAACTCCGCCACGTCACGCGGCGCAGCCTCTGCCTCGTCGCCAGCCTGCCCACTTCGTGGCTGCTGGTGGAGCGCCAGGCCGTCACGACGGTGCAGGACAGGTTCCGCACCTCCCTCATGCTCGGCACGATCACCGACGCCGCCACCGCGCAGGCGCTCGTCGAGCGTCGGCTGTCAGCGGCACTCGAAGACTCCGGCTTCACTCCGGCGTGGCCGGGCTGGCCCGTCACGCCGGAGGCCTACGCCACCGCCGAGGCGCGGACCCCACGCGAGCTGATGAAGAGGATCGACGCGCACCTCCAAGCGTGCCTGCGCGACGCGGAGCTCAGGCCGCTCACCTCCTTCGCGACCGGGTCCGGGTCCGTGCCCTTGACTCCGGGGCCGCCCGCGCCCGACCGGCGGAGCACCGCGGCCTTCGCCGACCTGGACGCGCGCTTCGCCGAGCTCAAGGCGGGCGCCTCGGTGGAGGCCGCCTTCGACCACAAGGCCGAGGACGTGCTCGCCCCCGGACTGCTCGCCGCGGGCCTCACCGCGTGGATCCGCGAGGCCGGTCCCGCGGGTCGCGCCTTCTCCGTGGACCCGCCGCCCGGCCGCCGCCCCGTCCTGCACGCAAGGCTGCGGCAGACCCTCGACCCGGTGACCGAACGGCAGCGGCACTGGTCGTTCCGGATGATCGGCGCGGCCCACCACGGCTCCGCGCTCAAGCGCCTCCGCGACGCGCTCACCGAATCCGGCCGAGGCGCCGCGGGGGAACGCACGCTCATCATCGTGCGCAACCTGGACTGGGCCGAGGGCCCCGCCACCCGGGAACAGCTCGGGGTGCTCACCGAGTCGGGCGGCAAGTCCCTGACCATCGGCAACGAGGACCTGCGCACCTTCGCCGCCCTCGCGGGGCTGCTCGCCGAGCCCCACCCCGACCTGGACGACTGGCTGGCCGCCCGCCGTCCGGCCGGCCGCACCGAGTTCCTCACCGACGCGCTCGCCGGCGCCGTGCCCGAGGAGCCGGGACCGGCAGGAGAGCCGGACGAGGCCGAGGAGGAGTCCGCGAACCGGGTACTTCCCTTGCCCTTGCCGTCGCCCGAACCGGCATCAGGTCCATACGCTCCAGCGCCTTCACCACCGTCGGGCCTCGGCGGTCCCGAGAGCGTGCCTCCGTTGGCCTTCCCCGTGCCCCAGGAGAGGGCGGAGCCTACGCGGACGAACGGAACGGCGCGCCCGGGGCCGCAGGGTGCGACCGTCATCCCGTTCTCCCAGCACCGGGCCGGCCCCGCCCACGTCACCGAGCCGTCTTTGGGCCCTGCGCCCGGCGCGCCCTTCGTCGTCCCCTTCCCTCCGCCCGGAGACTCCCCGGCGCCTCCGCGGACGTTCGTGCCCTCTCCGTCGGTGCTGCCCTTCGCGCCCCCGCCGCCCGCCGTACGGCTCCCGCGTGAGGACGAGCCCATCCGCATCGGGATGCGCGCCGGAGGCGAGGCCGCGGTGACGCTCGACCCGGCGGTCCTCACCCGGCACACCGCGATCTTCGCGGGGTCGGGCTCGGGCAAGACCGTGCTCATCCGCCGCCTCGTCGAGGAGTGCGCGCTGCGCGGGGTCTCCTCGATCGTCCTCGACCCCAACAACGACCTCGCCAGGCTCGGGGACGCCTGGCCGGCCCCGCCCGAAGGCTGGACGGACGGTGACGCCGGACGCGCGGCCCTCTACCACGAGGGCACCGAGGTCGTCGTCTGGACGCCGGGGCGCGCCGCGGGCAGACCGCTCAGCTTCCAGCCGCTGCCCGACCTCACCGCGGTCCAGGACGACCCCGACGAGTTCACCTCCGCGCTGGACCTGGCCATGGAAGAGCTGTCCCCCAGGGCCGGCACGGAGGCGAACACCGCCCAGGCCCCGGTGGCCAAGGCGGTGCTACGCGAAGCGCTCGCCCACTTCGCACGGCGCGGCGGAGGCAACCTCACCGCTTTCCTCGCCTTGCTCGGCGACCTGCCTTTCGAGGCGAGCCGCATCGCGGGAGCCGACGAGTTCGCACTGAAGCTGGCCCAGCGGCTCACCGCCGCGACGATCAACGATCCGCTGTTCGCGGGAGACGGCGAACCCGTCGACCCCAGAAGCCTGCTCACGCCCGGCGAGGGCAAACGGGCGAGGATCTCGGTGATCAGCCTCGCCGGCCTCACCGAGGAGCGCAGGCCCGACTTCGTACGGCGGCTCCAGATGGCCCTGTTCTCGTGGATCAAACGCAACCCCGCCCGTGACCGGCCCCTGGGCGGCCTGTTCGTCATGGACGAAGCACAGACCCTGGCTCCGGCCACTCCGCGCACCCCCGCCTTGGCGAGCACCCTCACCCTGGCGTCGCAAGCGCGTAAGTACGGGCTCGGCCTCGTCTTCGCCACCCAGGCGCCCAAGGGCCTGCACAACCAGGTCTCCGGCAACGCCACGACGCAGTTCATCGGCCGCCTCAACGCGCCCGCGCAGATCACCGCGGCCAAGGAGCTGGCGCGGGCCCGCGGTGGCGGCGCGGCCCGCGTAGGCAAGCTCCAGAGGGGCCAGTTCTACGTCGCGAGCGAGGGGCTGCCCGAGGCGCTGACGCAGACACCGCTGTGCCTCAGCCACCACCCGGCGGGACCGCTCAACGAGTCGGAGATCCTGGCGCGCGCACGCCGGAGCTGA
- a CDS encoding DUF4365 domain-containing protein, whose amino-acid sequence MAERGAGVGLGGGNRQGKFAEDYVRVLASAAGLLVYTYDLDLDGIDLGLRYPGRAGRVASPAIEVQVKSWSRPRVGEGRLVYDGLDEVQFNKLVDGPFSVPRFLFLVVMPRADGAYTRVETDGLMLRQLAYFHDLSGERAVARPDKGKQRRVRVPLGNVLTERSLRALVGAPERAADG is encoded by the coding sequence GTGGCAGAGAGGGGCGCGGGGGTGGGGTTGGGGGGTGGGAACCGGCAGGGGAAGTTCGCTGAGGATTATGTGCGGGTGTTGGCTTCGGCGGCTGGTTTGTTGGTCTATACGTATGATCTTGATTTGGATGGGATCGATCTTGGGCTGAGGTATCCGGGGCGGGCGGGGAGGGTGGCTTCGCCGGCGATCGAGGTGCAGGTGAAGTCGTGGTCGCGGCCTCGGGTGGGGGAGGGGCGGCTGGTGTACGACGGGTTGGACGAGGTGCAGTTCAACAAGCTGGTGGACGGGCCGTTCAGCGTGCCGCGATTTCTGTTCCTTGTGGTGATGCCGCGTGCGGATGGGGCCTATACGCGGGTGGAGACCGATGGGCTGATGCTTCGGCAGCTTGCCTACTTTCATGACCTGTCGGGAGAGAGAGCCGTCGCACGGCCGGACAAGGGGAAGCAGCGGCGGGTGCGGGTGCCGTTGGGGAACGTGTTGACCGAACGCAGCCTGCGCGCGCTGGTCGGTGCGCCGGAAAGGGCCGCCGATGGGTGA